In Humulus lupulus chromosome 7, drHumLupu1.1, whole genome shotgun sequence, the following are encoded in one genomic region:
- the LOC133789785 gene encoding uncharacterized protein LOC133789785: MAASGSITRSVGRLYKWPAESVDGESMTLLVGRPKAKATRIRALEQPKVVDSVSCRQMFLRSYTFSRKESFSEKTNKCLGRVLVLFHRKGRDFQGIRRLRRMANKKVPPKRHQQMAAKNIREKEASCAALLLSKVRRLVLCYAPPRSCIID; the protein is encoded by the coding sequence ATGGCAGCCTCCGGTTCCATAACAAGGTCCGTGGGGAGGCTCTACAAGTGGCCGGCGGAATCAGTTGACGGCGAATCAATGACGCTGCTCGTGGGGCGGCCCAAAGCGAAGGCCACAAGAATAAGGGCATTGGAGCAGCCTAAGGTGGTGGATAGTGTCTCATGTAGGCAGATGTTTTTGAGGAGTTACACATTTTCCCGGAAAGAGAGTTTCTCTGAGAAGACCAACAAGTGTCTTGGAAGAGTACTAGTTCTCTTCCACCGCAAAGGGAGAGATTTCCAGGGCATTAGGAGGCTGAGGAGGATGGCGAATAAGAAGGTTCCACCTAAGCGCCACCAACAAATGGCTGCCAAGAATATTAGGGAGAAAGAGGCCTCTTGTGCTGCATTACTGTTGTCCAAAGTTCGAAGGTTGGTGTTGTGTTATGCACCTCCACGGTCATGTATTATTGATTGA